Proteins found in one Diorhabda sublineata isolate icDioSubl1.1 chromosome 9, icDioSubl1.1, whole genome shotgun sequence genomic segment:
- the LOC130449062 gene encoding carbonyl reductase [NADPH] 1-like, which translates to MSTQKVAVVTGGNKGIGYGIVKGLCERFDGVVYLTARDSERGKAAVSKLEKEHNLKPVFRQLDITDQNSVDNFKEFIKKEHGGLDILINNAAIAFKVSAPEPMSVQAKETIRVNYFGTLRVCDALFPLLRNNAKVVNVSSSAGHLYRIPSEEIRREFSKKDLTVFELNKLVEKFVKAAENGKTVEDGWGSSTYVVSKVAVSALTNIQQKMFDEEVPNRNISVNSVHPGYVNTDMTSHKGPLSIEEGAKSSLFAALDANLKGKYIWYDCKVVDWFTNSAPSN; encoded by the exons ATGAGTACTCAAAAAGTTGCAGTC GTGACCGGTGGAAACAAAGGGATTGGATATGGAATCGTTAAAGGACTGTGTGAAAGATTTGACGGTGTTGTTTATTTAACAGCTCGAGATTCTGAGCGGGGAAAAGCGGCTGTTTCTAAGTTGGAAAAGGAGCATAATTTGAAACCTGTTTTTCGGCAATTAGATATTACTGACCAAAATAGTGTGGACAACTTTaaagaatttatcaaaaaagaacATGGTGGCTTAGATATATTGATTAACAACGCAGCAATAGCATTCAAA gTATCTGCTCCAGAACCTATGTCTGTTCAAGCAAAAGAAACAATCAGAGTAAATTATTTTGGTACTCTCAGAGTTTGTGATGCATTATTTCCCTTGCTTAGAAATAATGCCAAGGTGGTAAATGTCTCTAGCTCCGCTGGCCACTTGTATAGAATACCTTCTGAAGAAATACGAAgagaattttctaaaaaagaTCTTACTGTGTTTGAACTCAACAAATTAGTGGAAAAATTTGTGAA agCTGCTGAAAATGGTAAAACTGTGGAAGATGGCTGGGGTTCATCCACGTATGTTGTGTCAAAGGTTGCGGTGTCAGCGTTGACCAACATACAGCAAAAAATGTTTGACGAAGAAGTTCCAAATAGGAATATTTCAGTAAATTCAGTTCATCCAGGATATGTCAATACTGATATGACAAGTCACAAAGGCCCATTGTCCATTGAAGAGGGAGCAAAAAGTTCACTTTTTGCCGCACTAGATGCCAATTTGAAAGGAAAATACATTTGGTATGACTGTAAAGTTGTAGATTGGTTCACCAATAGTGCACCAtcaaattaa
- the LOC130448646 gene encoding uridine-cytidine kinase isoform X2 has product MSAVKLNGDHKSNGPESKTPFLIGVAGGTASGKSTVCKRIMEKLGQVEMDQKQRQVVCISQDSFYRELSPSEIIKAEKGQFNFDHPDAFNESLIYDTLVDILAGKMIQIPTYDYRNHSLSKDEILTIYPADVVLFEGILVFYFPEVRKLFHMKLFVDTDSDTRLARRVPRDINERGRDLDQVLNQYMNFVKPAFEEFCSPTKKFADVIIPRGADNSVAIDLIVHHIRDILQGNHRPNTNGFRPGTISPDCL; this is encoded by the exons ATGAGTGCGGTAAAGCTAAATGGTGACCACAAGTCTAATGGTCCCGAAAGTAAGACCCCATTTTTAATCGGTGTTGCAGGAGGAACAGCTAGTGGAAAG AGCACAGTATGCAAgagaataatggaaaaacttGGTCAAGTAGAAATGGATCAAAAACAGAGACAAGTAGTTTGTATATCCCAAGATAGTTTTTATAGAGAATTAAGTCCTTCGGAAATCATTAAAGCTGAAAAAGGCCAGTTCAATTTTGACCATCCTGATGCCTTTAACGAATCTCTTATTTATGATACTTTGGTTGATATATTGGCTGGTAAGATGATTCAGATACCCACATATGATTATAGGAATCACTCGCT GAGCAAAGATGAGATTCTGACAATATATCCTGCAGATGTAGTTTTATTTGAAGGaatattagtattttattttccagaAGTTAGGAAGTTGTTCCATATGAAGCTTTTTGTTGATACAGATTCAGATACTCGACTAGCTAGAAGAG TTCCTCGAGATATTAATGAAAGAGGACGTGATTTGGATCAGGTTTTAAATCAATACATGAATTTTGTCAAGCCAGCATTTGAGGAATTTTGTTCACCA aCCAAAAAGTTTGCAGATGTTATTATACCTAGAGGAGCAGATAATAGTG TGGCTATTGACCTGATAGTTCACCACATCAGAGACATTTTGCAAGGAAATCATCGACCAAATACAAACGGTTTTCGCCCAGGGACCATCTCTCCTGACTGCCTATAG